The following nucleotide sequence is from Candidatus Bipolaricaulis sibiricus.
GCCTCAAGGGACGGGTGACGGGGGACACGATGGGTCCGACCGCCGGGCCCGCGGCCTCGACCGCGACAGGGGAAACCTGCGGTCGCTGTCCCGAAGGTCCCAAGCCGCCGGCCTCAGGCCAAGGGTCGACGGCCGGCCGTGCAGGCAGATGGGGTTCTGCTACCTGGCAGGAAGGGCCCCAGACGCGCCCCGATCCGCAGGAGTAGATGAACGGACGGCAGGCGGAGCAACCCGTGCGCGGGTGCCCGTCACGTGAAGAGCTTCTGGGCGATCCGTGCGACGCGGGCCCCCAGCTTCCGGGCGTGGCCAAGCGTCGCCTCGTCGGGCGCCCCAGCGCAAGCGACACCGTAGTGCCCACCAGCGTCGAGAGGGTCACCCATCACGATCATCCCGTAGATGAGCAGGGCCTGGTGGATGGCGAGGATCGTCGTCTCCTTTCCACCGCTGGGGTGGGCAGATGTGGCGAACGCCGCGCCGACCTTGCCCTCCATGTGTCGGCGGACCGTGAGGAAGTCGTCGAGCACCTTCTTCAGCTCGGCTGCCATCCCCCCGAAGTAGACGGGGGAGCCCACGACCACGCCGTGGCTCCCCCGAAACTCGTCGATCGTCACTGTATCGGGCGTGCGAACGATCGCCTC
It contains:
- a CDS encoding Trp repressor-binding protein, whose product is MQVLVLYYTRTGNTRKLAEAVAEGVRTVPGCEAIVRTPDTVTIDEFRGSHGVVVGSPVYFGGMAAELKKVLDDFLTVRRHMEGKVGAAFATSAHPSGGKETTILAIHQALLIYGMIVMGDPLDAGGHYGVACAGAPDEATLGHARKLGARVARIAQKLFT